The proteins below come from a single Myxococcota bacterium genomic window:
- a CDS encoding PilX N-terminal domain-containing pilus assembly protein: MTHTKNQRLTRALRDESGMALLISVIVLLLMSALALSALQRAGDEAIGSGGSRRKDASLYAAESGLAKIKVGLFDLYLSGFTSVDATRLQFYDPAMVTDAYGNPIEVSTGKPENGGLPATPAKVEPAAGATPKTRKGNDLRIGGHNSTNGKAMAYPADVTTRDAANSIGHIQIQYSVSEGGGY; the protein is encoded by the coding sequence ATGACTCACACAAAGAACCAGAGACTGACTCGCGCGCTGCGCGACGAGAGCGGCATGGCGCTCTTGATCTCGGTGATCGTGCTGCTGCTCATGAGCGCGCTCGCGCTCTCGGCGCTACAGCGCGCCGGCGACGAGGCCATCGGCAGTGGCGGCTCGCGGCGCAAGGACGCGTCGCTGTACGCCGCCGAGTCCGGCCTCGCGAAGATCAAGGTCGGTCTGTTCGACCTGTACCTGTCCGGGTTCACCAGCGTCGACGCCACCAGGCTCCAGTTCTACGACCCGGCGATGGTGACCGACGCCTACGGCAACCCGATCGAGGTGAGCACCGGCAAGCCCGAGAACGGCGGTCTGCCGGCGACGCCGGCCAAGGTCGAGCCTGCGGCCGGAGCGACGCCGAAGACCCGCAAGGGCAACGACCTTCGCATCGGCGGTCACAACTCGACCAACGGCAAAGCCATGGCTTACCCGGCGGACGTCACCACGCGCGACGCCGCCAACAGCATCGGTCACATCCAGATCCAGTACAGCGTCTCGGAGGGTGGGGGTTACTAA